Part of the Candidatus Saccharibacteria bacterium genome, TTGTTAACATACACAACGCGACCACCTGTTGTGACGGTTGGATCTGGCAATGTTAGCGTTTGACCAGATGTAGTCTGATTAACATTTAGCGTACTGGCAATATCTACTGAATTTGCAGCCGTTTCTACATCGCCGCCACCGCTTACGTCGCTAATTGTGATCGCCGTAAATAAGCTACTGCCAGCGTTGGTGAATTGGTTGCCTGCAGTTACCGACAGGTCGCCGTCAAACGTCGAATTACCAGTAACCGTTAGTACGCCCGCATTCGTAAGAGTAAGAATATCGCTACCGCCATTTTGCAGCTGAAGTAAATTACCAGTGTTAGTTTTGTTAATAAATATGCTGCTATTCGTAGTGTTGTCAGTTTGTGCGCTGCCTTGAGCCAGTTGAACGAAGTCTGTTGAATCTAAGTTGTCTAGCGTATCAGCGTTATCAGCTTGGAAGGCATACGGGCTAGCAGAGAATCTCATGAATGGATCCATTTCGCCGTCGTAGCTGGCAGCACCACCACTGCCACCAATGTCGACAGTCAGCCACAAAGTATCTTCGGTGAAGTCGACGCCAGACAGTGACGTTAGTGATCCAAGTTGTACCGTAAAGTAACCATTTTCTACCCGAACAAGATTTCCGGTAGAGTGAGCCTCTGTCCATTCCAGTGTTTCATCGCCGCCGCCAAGATTACCGTCGCCGCCAGAATAGATTCTAAATCGAATGTGATAGTCGCCATCAGGAACAATTCCCTGCGCAGAGTTGCGTAAGCGACCCTGGAAGGTGAATTGTTCGTTAATGGCAGTTGCGGAGTGAGGGGCTAGTGCTACGAGAGCAGTCATTACAGAAAGAGCAACCAAAAGCACCCCTACACTGCCCAGGTAGCGGGCGCTTGCTACTGAGCAGTGTATGAATGCCTTAGTTTCTGAAAACGCAAAAACACTACCTTTAACCAAGGTAGTTAATGCATGTGCTAGTGATGAGAAAATTGTTCTCATTAACCTCTTTTTACAAAAGACAGGTCAAATGAGAGCGCCCAAGGTATTATCTAAAATCTAAAAAAGACTACTTGGCTGGCAATAGCCAACCTCATAGTCTTTCCCCGAAATGATAACTCATGCGCGCCCTGCATGTGATACCTACTTTTTCTCTTTTTATTTTACTCCGCCTCAATCCGTAAACTTTTTTTAGATTTTTGTTTATATCTTTATAAGTTTTTTATTTGGATATAAGGATGACATTATTTAAGCATATTCACTTTGGTAAAGCAATGACTTTATGCTTACTTTTCCACAGTTTGAATTTATATAGATCAAATGATTGATATCAACTTACTATAATAGTTACTTCTAAGCGTGTGACTGCTTGAATCCGCGGCTGCCGATTAGGTTGCCGCCATGACGTTGTTTGTGCTTGTCTGACCAGCGCTGGAAGGATCTACCGATAACAAACGCTACGAACACGCAGACGACAAGCGCGTAGATTGGCCACAAGACGTACTGGTCACGTACCACAACATTGGCATTCGGGTCGGCCTCTTGGGTTATGCCACCTACTGCAGGGCCGTTAACAATAGTTAAAACCTGCACAAAAGCCAATCGTCCATCTGCATCTGTCGCCTTTACAGTTACAGAATACGTGCCGGACTGATCATAGACATGAGTTGGATTGAATTCACCGCTATCATCTAAGCTCAACAGGGTATCCTCGCTTCCGTCGCCCCAATCGATTGATATAGCGTACGGGGCAACACCGCCGCTTACTGATAACGGCCAGGTAATTTCGTCGCCGGGGTTTACACCCCGCGCACCAAAGTTAGATGTAATGACAAACGGCGATATAGTAGCGATATTTTGCCCGACATCAACACCACCATCTTGCGGTTGGTAGTTGACTATAACCGGAGCAGAATCTGGCCCCTGTTGGTTAAGAGCATCAAAGGTGCTGGCAATTATGGTATTTAATCCTGGCAGTAAGTCGATTTGTAACTGGAAGGTACCATCTTCCAGACAAAGCACTGACCCAGCAAAGGCACCGTTACGACTGATTTGAATAATAGTCCCCGGTACACATTCACCACGAACAGCTGTAGGAGTGGAGACAAGTACTTCTTGTTGAGAAGGTACATCAATAACTGCTGGAATATCTGGCGGCGGCCCTGGCACGGTGCCTGTTAAACCAACTGATCCGCTTTGAGGATTTTCAACTGTCTGCGCGTTGACATTAGTGAGCGGAATAATAAAAACCCCGACAAACACTAATAGCACGAGTAGCATGTGAGCTAGCTCGTGCCATAGTTTTGTGTGTTTAGTGTATTCGTGTTGCATTTTTGTTTATACGCTTATGCTATACAGCATACCACACTAGTAAAGTTGCTTAGAATCGTCGTGATTTGTTTTGGACTTTTTTAGCATATGACTTAAGGAATAGTCGGCCGCCACCAATAATCACAATCAAACCACCGACAACACCAAGGATAATCGGCCACGGTAACACCCAAAAGGTTTCATTGACTGCAATAATATCACCACCATCACCATACGATAGGTTGCCCGCTATGGTATAGCGACCAAATTGATATTTTTCTGACAAATCATTTTCGAACCGACGAATACTGTCTGGCAGGGCAAAGCCGCGCCGAGTGTTGTCGCTATTAAACTCTACTACCTCTTTGACGTTGCCGACAAAGTTAGAAACTTCAATCCTACCAAACGGAGCTGCGTGAGTGTTACCATTATTTTGAATACGAGCAACAATTTGATCTGGGCTTGCTGTAAAGAACGATCCCAATTCTCCATCTTTAGCTGCACCGATTTCTAGTAGACTCAGGTTCTCTACCTCTTCGCCTGCTACGTTTAGAAGAACGATAGTACCAACACTTGCTGCAAGTGTTACATCTTGATCTGGGTCTGCTTCATTGGCAGCTGTAAATCTTACAATTCCATAATGTCCGCCAGGTGTAGCGTTAGTTGGTACATCCAAGGTGACTGGGATATCTATAGTCTCGTCTGGTTGTAGCGTAAAGCTGTCAATTGGCTGGAAGTATGTTCTAATACCAAACTCATTTGGTTCTGTTGATTCCTTAACGATAATTTGCGGCGTACCACTCTCATCTTCTGATGGTAAGAAGTCATTAAAGTTAACCACTACCGTTAATGGGTTGGCTGTGACATTTTTAACTGTAATAGGGTTCTGGAGTGTTATCCTCTGCCCTGGCTCGGCTTCCGCCTCCTCGACAAGTGTCGACAGCGCAAGACCATTCCCTTGACTGTTCTGTCCGTTTGCTAAAGATGTAAATCCGAAAATACTTACTGTTGCTATCACTACCATCAACATCATTTTCTGTAGCACAGATAGACGTGAAACCATTTTTCCTCCATTTTATTTATCAACTTCTGATAACTATAGCTAAACTACTTACGCTAAGCAAGAATATCAATTAATAACAGTTGGTTTTAAAACGTGGCCGTAGCTACATATGTAAGCGTTGTTGAATATATACCCTTTGGCTGGTTTTCGGGAATATTAACAATGTAGCTGGCTGTGAAGGTTTTTCTGTCGCTTGGGATTGGGCTGACAGCAACAGTATCACCAGATATGAACTTATATACATTGGGTGTGTTGTAGTTACTGGCAACAGTTGCCGTACCCGGGCCAGCTGGCTCTAAACCAACGACTGGTTGTGTGTTTGCGCGAAGGTTGAGCCCAAACTGCTTCGTGCCTGTTTGACTTGCCGTCGGGGACGCCATGTTTGTAATTGTATTATTTCCAGATGTCATTGTAGTGCCAAGGACAGAAACTGCATACCCAAACTCGGCATTGGTATAGGCTAAGAATTTTGAAGTGCCAGTTTTTGTGGTGTTACTTGATAACTCACCAAAACTCAGCTGAAATCCTGTAGCGGTACCACAATCATTGGCTAGGATTGTCGTACCAACACAAAATGTCAAAAACGGCGGAACATACGCTTGAATGTTAAAGCGAGTATTAAGCGCGAAAGCTAATCCACCTTGGTCAACCACATTACCGGTGATGCGACCATCAGTACTATCATAGGTCCGTATTCGAACATAATGAGATCCCGCTGTATCTGGATTTATCAAGTTCCCAAAATCGAAACTGGTCGTTGCGACGGTCGTATTTTGGGCGGCTACTCTATTTACAACAATGTAGTTGTTGTCAGTATATGTACCGTTATACGTACTCGGGTGAACCACAAAACTATCAGCTATAGGCTGGTCTGCCTCGCCTGATTGGTCGTCTATTGAAGCATTAGTCACATCGATACCGCTCGGCGCAGTACAAGGTTCTGAAGGTATTGGACTGTTTGAGCAATATTCAAATTCAATTGATCCTACATTCCCCCCAAGTTCAAGGTCGAACGTATAATCGTGGTTTACAGCTAGCTGGCTCGGCGTCGATGAAGATAGCTCTATGGATCGATCACCAATATCAGCCGCTGTGACATGTTTTGCGAAATACGGAAACGGCACACTTGAAATCAAGAGTGCCGTTATTCCGATACTTGCTAGTGTTTGTGCAAGTCTATGTCGCATTACTATTCAATCTTAGAAGCTTGAAGTAGCTATGTAAACAATTGAGGTGTTATACACACCAGTAGGTGTTGTAATTGCAGCCGTACCACCAAAGTCAATTACTAACATTTCGTCGTCTAACACTGTAGAGCTTGAAGCAATTGTGTCAGCTGTTAGGTCGTTAGCAACGAATGTGTATTGAGCAGGTGTATCGTATTCTGCGTCTTCAGCTAGGTTCGAAGTCGTACCGTTGGTTACGTCAATTGATGAAATTGTCATACCAAAGTTTTCAGTACCAGCTACGATCGCTGCTTCTGTAGCACCAACTGCGTTAATACAGCCGTTCACTTGCGAGGCGGCGCCGTCAGTACAGTCTGCACCATTCTTAGAAAGGTAGCCGTCGTTGGTGTCGTTTGCACCACCAACACCACCACCGCCGTCGTCGTTGACGTCTTGGCCAGCGTCGGCGAAGTAGCTAATAGTTGCACCATTAGCAGCGTTGGTTCTAATCATGGCATAGGCGTTACTGTCTTCGGCTGAAGCAGTGTTAACGCTTGTTGAATCTAAGACACCCATGTCAATGTCATTGCCGCTTATGTCATCACAGTCGTTTGTGGTCGCTGCGTCAGTATCACCGACACAGAACTCTAAGACTTCCTGAACTCGAGCTGTAATAGTTAGCGTGTCAACAGTACTCATTGCGATACCGCCGTCATCTTCGTAAGAAGACGTTAAGTCTTGTGCATCAGCATCATTGTCTGCGTACAAACGAGCATAGAATGAACCAAAGTTGTTGGCACCAGCGGTGTCACTTGGGTTAATAATGTCCGCAGTTGCATCAACAGGAGAAAGAGTTATACGTACATATCGTTCAGTTGAATAGTTTGCACTTGTTGAATGTTCAATTACAAGCGTTGTTCCGTCTGATCGAAGCGTGTCAGTTATAGCTTCTTCATCAAAACTC contains:
- a CDS encoding PKD domain-containing protein, which gives rise to MQHEYTKHTKLWHELAHMLLVLLVFVGVFIIPLTNVNAQTVENPQSGSVGLTGTVPGPPPDIPAVIDVPSQQEVLVSTPTAVRGECVPGTIIQISRNGAFAGSVLCLEDGTFQLQIDLLPGLNTIIASTFDALNQQGPDSAPVIVNYQPQDGGVDVGQNIATISPFVITSNFGARGVNPGDEITWPLSVSGGVAPYAISIDWGDGSEDTLLSLDDSGEFNPTHVYDQSGTYSVTVKATDADGRLAFVQVLTIVNGPAVGGITQEADPNANVVVRDQYVLWPIYALVVCVFVAFVIGRSFQRWSDKHKQRHGGNLIGSRGFKQSHA